The genomic segment GGATCTCGAATCGGCTTAAGATCGGCGAATGGGCCCTCGCCGGCCGGTGCCGGCGCGCCGGAAGACATGATCGCGATGACGGCCAGCGCACAATCGGATATCGGCGGCCACTCCGACGAGGCGGCTCCCCTAGCAGGCGGACAGGCCCTGCGCCTCCTGATCGTCGACGATCACCCCCTGTTCCGCGAGGCGCTGGCGAGCGCCATCGCGCTCGCCTTCCCCGAGGCCGTTTTGCACGAGGCGGACGGCATCGGCACGGCCTGCGAGATCCTGGGCCGGAACCCCGCCATCGACCTGACGCTGCTCGATCTCTCGATGCAGGGCGTGACCGGGTTCGAGGGACTCACCGCGATCCGCACCCGCTTTCCCCGCGTGCCGATCCTGATCGTCTCCGGCGTCACCGATCCGCGCATCATGCACGAGGCCGTGCGGCACGGCGCGGCCGGCTTCGTGCCCAAGGCCGTCGACAAGGCGACCCTGACCCGGGCGATCTCCGAGGTCCTCGGCGGCGCCCTGTTCATGCCGCCCGATCTCGCCGCCGCGCCGGCCCCGGCGCGGGGCGGCGACAAGGCGCCGATCGCCGAGCGGGTCGCGCGCCTGACCCCGCAGCAGATGCGGGTGCTCGGCATGATCCGCCAGGGCAAGCTCAACAAGCAGATCGCCTACGAGCTGCAGGTCGGCGACTCGACAGTGAAGGCCCACGTCTCCGAGATCCTGCGCAAGCTCGAAGTCATCAGCCGCACGCAGATCGTGATCGAGACGGCTTATGTCGATTTCGATCAGGCCGGCGGGGGGTTCTGAGCGGGATCGCCTTCAGGCAAACCGTTTCGCCGCGACGACGCACAGCACCACCCCGGCGGCGACCGCGACCATCGCCCCCTCGACCGGCTCGCCGAGCAGAAGGCCGGCGAGCGCGAGGCCGAAG from the Methylorubrum extorquens genome contains:
- a CDS encoding two-component response regulator (Evidence 2b : Function from indirect experimental evidences (e.g. phenotypes); Product type r : regulator), which gives rise to MIAMTASAQSDIGGHSDEAAPLAGGQALRLLIVDDHPLFREALASAIALAFPEAVLHEADGIGTACEILGRNPAIDLTLLDLSMQGVTGFEGLTAIRTRFPRVPILIVSGVTDPRIMHEAVRHGAAGFVPKAVDKATLTRAISEVLGGALFMPPDLAAAPAPARGGDKAPIAERVARLTPQQMRVLGMIRQGKLNKQIAYELQVGDSTVKAHVSEILRKLEVISRTQIVIETAYVDFDQAGGGF